A genomic window from Catenulispora sp. GP43 includes:
- a CDS encoding helix-hairpin-helix domain-containing protein produces the protein MTEPDAPSLDELLASAGAPGDLAPRVAAALGEQAAARLAADPWLILGVPGVRPEAADGFARSVLGGTAGPQDPRRARAVLGWLLDRAALDGHTAQPADVLCSALGSLGFGDPAGALQAALEEGDMLAFSNAGEEEDEDGNGGSEESSGASGLMISRERYAFAEEGVGEAVQRLLATPEPLGEAWDRLDASGDRIHGELRDTVGSYGLTLVATAPGIAKTAQIAGFAEAAAAAGVPVAIIGGNAASVRTLNRELGGTELTVLSVQEYLASLGRGEAADAEKVPGQRAAGDSATAAAADGDAGAAASVDSEAGAGAGAGAGAESETGAESDTGAEAGAGAGAATEAEPEAAPEPPAVAFAEPQPGLVVVSAAHQIDAEALAALLDAVPEGMRVLLAGDPAEPGPAGPGQPFRDLVETRSESLMAYTSDGRVPRVRAADSEPHPLTDLRFSLREGELPPPEQDPEKRLVIVPVRDASEAVARAVQLAADSIPRTFGLAPEDIQVVTIRAGGEAGAETVTRALRERLGTEQVQALTAREALGGTWPAAVVVLDGPSSGSLTRALVYGLCGLAERHLSIVHGAGSALPQAVANVPDRPRHTRLPAVLREL, from the coding sequence ATGACCGAACCCGACGCACCGTCCCTGGACGAGCTCCTGGCCTCCGCCGGGGCCCCGGGCGACCTGGCCCCGCGGGTGGCCGCGGCGCTCGGCGAGCAGGCCGCGGCCCGGCTGGCCGCCGACCCGTGGCTGATCCTCGGGGTGCCCGGGGTGCGCCCCGAGGCCGCCGACGGGTTCGCGCGCAGCGTGCTCGGCGGCACCGCGGGCCCGCAGGACCCGCGCCGCGCGCGGGCGGTGCTGGGCTGGCTGCTGGACCGCGCGGCCCTGGACGGGCACACCGCGCAGCCGGCCGACGTGCTGTGCTCGGCGCTGGGCAGCCTCGGCTTCGGCGACCCGGCCGGGGCGCTTCAGGCGGCGCTGGAGGAGGGCGACATGCTCGCGTTCTCCAACGCCGGCGAGGAGGAGGACGAGGACGGCAACGGCGGCTCGGAGGAGTCGAGCGGCGCCTCCGGCCTGATGATCAGCAGGGAGCGCTACGCGTTCGCCGAGGAGGGCGTCGGCGAGGCCGTACAGCGGCTGCTGGCCACGCCGGAGCCGCTCGGCGAGGCCTGGGACCGGCTGGACGCCTCCGGCGACCGGATCCACGGCGAGCTGCGCGACACGGTCGGGTCCTACGGCCTGACGCTCGTCGCCACCGCGCCGGGGATCGCCAAGACGGCGCAGATCGCCGGGTTCGCCGAGGCCGCCGCGGCGGCCGGGGTGCCGGTGGCGATAATCGGCGGGAACGCCGCGAGCGTGCGGACGCTGAACCGGGAGCTCGGCGGGACCGAGCTGACGGTGCTGTCAGTCCAGGAGTATCTGGCCTCGCTCGGGCGCGGAGAGGCGGCGGACGCTGAGAAGGTGCCCGGCCAGCGCGCCGCGGGCGACTCGGCGACCGCGGCAGCCGCCGATGGCGATGCGGGCGCCGCGGCCTCGGTTGATTCCGAAGCCGGTGCCGGTGCCGGTGCCGGTGCCGGTGCCGAATCCGAAACTGGTGCCGAATCCGATACCGGCGCTGAGGCAGGTGCCGGGGCCGGAGCCGCCACCGAAGCAGAGCCCGAAGCCGCCCCCGAACCCCCGGCCGTCGCGTTCGCCGAGCCCCAGCCCGGCCTGGTCGTCGTCTCCGCGGCCCACCAGATCGACGCCGAGGCCCTGGCCGCGCTGCTCGACGCGGTCCCCGAGGGCATGCGCGTGCTGCTGGCCGGCGACCCCGCCGAGCCCGGCCCGGCCGGCCCCGGCCAGCCGTTCCGCGACCTGGTCGAGACCCGCTCGGAATCGCTGATGGCCTACACCTCCGACGGCCGGGTGCCGCGGGTGCGCGCCGCCGACTCCGAGCCGCATCCGCTGACCGACCTGCGTTTCTCGCTGCGCGAGGGCGAGCTGCCGCCGCCGGAGCAGGACCCGGAGAAGCGGCTGGTGATCGTGCCGGTGCGGGACGCCTCCGAGGCGGTGGCGCGCGCCGTGCAGCTGGCCGCCGACTCCATCCCGCGCACCTTCGGGCTGGCCCCGGAGGACATCCAGGTGGTGACCATCCGGGCCGGCGGCGAGGCCGGCGCCGAGACCGTCACCCGGGCGCTGCGCGAGCGCCTGGGGACCGAGCAGGTCCAGGCGCTGACCGCGCGCGAGGCGCTGGGCGGCACCTGGCCGGCGGCGGTGGTGGTGCTGGACGGCCCGTCCTCCGGCAGCCTGACCCGGGCCCTGGTCTACGGCCTGTGCGGGCTGGCCGAGCGGCACCTGTCGATCGTGCACGGCGCCGGCTCGGCGCTGCCGCAGGCCGTGGCCAACGTGCCGGACCGGCCGCGGCACACCCGGCTGCCGGCGGTCCTGCGGGAGCTGTGA